The following DNA comes from Rhinolophus sinicus isolate RSC01 linkage group LG06, ASM3656204v1, whole genome shotgun sequence.
gggaatgtgATGGCTGGTTTtgtcttctatccagaccactgaAATTTCTTCCATgtcagcaataaggctgtttcgTTTTCTTgtcatttgtgtgttcactggggtagcacttttaatttccttttcctttgcattcactaCTCGACTGTTTTGGCGCTCGAGGCGTACCTTGCGGCCTATCTTGGCTTTGGACACGCCTTCCTCACGAAGCagaatcatttctagcttttgatttaaagtgagagacacTTTAAAGTGAAAGTCCTTTCACTAGAACACTTAGAGGCCactgtagggttattaattggcctagtTTCAATATTGTCGAatagagaggagagggagagaaatggagaCTGGTTGGTCcatggagcagtcagaacacacattTATCGATTAAGTTCACCATCTTATATGGGCACGGTTCATggcaccccaaaacaattacaatagtaacatcaaagatcacagATCACCGTAACAAATACAATAATGAGGAAAGTTTGAAATATTacgagaattaccaaaatgtgacaaaGAGACATGAAGTAAGCAAATGCTGTTGGGAAATGGCACTGATGGACTAACTTGATGCAGGGTTGCCCCCACCTACAGtttgtgaaaaaagaaaggactATCTGTGAAGTGCAGTAAAACACGGTATGCCTCGTACAAACAACATTAGGTGGGAGGCAGAATGTGGCCTGAGCTGAAAGCCAAGACTGAAATGAAGAGGTGGCGTTCCTCCAGGCGTCAGAATTCTCCCGTCAGgatggggaggcagaggggaccCTCTGGAGGGCTCCCTGAGTAGGGGATATGGCTGTCCTCAGCCCAGCCTGGGGAAAGTGAAGGCAGACACGGCCCAGGGCCAAAGGGGGAGGGACATCTCGTCAGTTCCCCTAGGCCATGCCACCGCTGCCTGAGCCCTGAGCTCTGTTTAGTTTCCACTCAGGCTTGGGGACTTGGAGGAATGGTGCTCATTAGCTGGAGGCTGCCCTGGGAGGAGCCTACCCTTTCCTCCCCACATTGCAGCAGAGCTCCTCCGGTCCCTAGAAACCTTCCCTTGGGTTCGTCACAGCTGGGCTAGGACAACGTGATGCAAGACAGTGTACTCAGGATCCGCAAAAACACAGGAGAAGTTGGTGCTGCGCAGGGCAGGGCTCAGCTCCTCCAGCACCAAGGCTCTCCACAGCTGGGTGCTGGCGCCCCTGCGCTCCCGCCTGCAGCAGAGAAGGAAAGGCCATGAGACCCCCGCAGTAGGAGGCCACCCCTGCCGCCTCACCACCTCGCCCCTCACCTGGTGCTGCCCTCCCGCAGCCGGCCTGGGAGGTGCTCGATGAAGGAACCATTGCCCAGCCAGTAGAGGATGCTGAAGTGGGGGAAGCGGCTGCAGGCGGTACAGGACAAGGTCAGCGTTCCATCTAGGGACACATGCAGCCGTCAGCCCTTCTGTAGAGCAGACCCTTCCCACTGCCATTCTGAGGCACCCTGCCCAGCTCCTTAGTGCCTGTGACCCAGGAGCCGGGAGTGCTGCTGGGCTCTCCACCCAGGTGGGAAAGTCTTAAAGGGGAAGTACGGCTGTCTACCAGGGAGGCCCATGCTGAGCAAGAGGAATTTGGGGAGAGATCCTTGGTTCAGGTGACGACTCCTGAGCTTGTTTCTTCAGGATGACCTGATCTGGTGCCCAGCTTTGGTGACTCTACGAGTCCCAGCCAAGGAGGCAGCACCAGCAGGCCACTGCCCCCCAGGGGGGCCACTGGGACGAGGGGCTGGGCCATAGGGCACACTGCAGCCAAGGCTCTGGGCATCCTCTGGCCATTCCTCATGTCTGAATTCTCTCCATCCCATTTGATAGGGAGCGTCTTGGGAGCTGGGCCTGCACCCACACTCATGATGCTGGGTGCTCAGCCAAGGTGCCCTGGTCGTGGTGAGCTACATGGCagaagggggggggggcgcaCGTATGTTCAGGAGTCAACCCTACCCTTGGACCCTATGTGCCCACGCCCTCCTTCCGACACTGTGCCCTCCTGGGCTCCCATCAGAATTGCTCCTTACTTAATCGGATTTTCACTTCTGGCCAGGTCACCTCCAATGCTGGGCACTGCTTAACTGTTGGGAGCGTCGGGGGCCGGGAGGAGTAGAGATCCTTTGTAGTCCCAGCCGAGGCAGTGGCAACTGTGGTGACCTGAGGTGTAGGTACGGCTCTGGCCAAATGGAAGACGAAGTGGGCACACAGGAACAGGACCCACAAAGGCCTGGGGTCTGAGGAAGGACAGTCACAGAGATCAGCGGCTGTTGGTCGGCTTGGGAACGCTCAGCACCCGGCCTGGGTATTGGCTAGAGAGGGCATTGCTACCCGGGCATAGCTCTGGCCCAGAAACTCCTGGGCTCTGCTCAGGGAATCAGAAGACCAGATAGACCCTTAGCCCCCGCCTCTTGGCCCTTTTTGAATGGAGCACAAGGAGACTTCGGAATGAGCCAGAAGCACAGCACCTGTAGGGAGGCTGAAAGCAACACCATACAGTGGGGTGGAATCTTCTGGGGGCTAAGGCGCAGGGCATCCACACCGCTCCATTCTGTTCAGACCCCacccccccttctcccccctccccctgccttgCACAGTCCCAGGTCCCACCTGGTGTCCAGTTCTGTCTCATGGTCATGATGTCTGTGTCAGGAGCTGGCGTGCGTGGCTCTATATATGCGACAACTTCCTCTTTGGGGAGGCGGAGGAGGAGAACAGTGAGTAAACTACTTCACTCTCATAGGCCACATGCCCCTTCCCATAGACTTCACAACCTCTCCCCTAGGTCTGAACAGTCAGTGGACTGCGAGGCATTGCTCTTTGTTCTGTTGCTCCTGCCCATCTGTCCCAATTGAAAActcctagtttaaaaaaaaaaacacagaaaaaacaaaacccctcaaAACTCATCCAGCAGCGAATAAAGCTCTTCAGCACTTAGAAAAAAAGCTGCAGGATCATTTATGGGCAGTCTTTTCCCACCCTGAGCTCTTATTACCAACAATATGCCAGTTATTAGTCCAACCTAACCCTTTCATTGTAggaatggagaaactgaggcccaaagaggggcCAGGGACTTGCCTAGTCACAAAGGGAGACAAAGCTCTTCACTGCCATAACCGGTCTGGGAAGGGCAGGGTAGAGTGAGTCCTGGGAAAGCACGGTCCCCTCACCCTATTTCACTCTCACTTTTATTCTAACCAAGGAATCCAAAGCAAGACGCTAGGCCACTAACATAGGCACACACGTTATAGCCGTCTGGGCACAGTTCTCAAGGTTCCTGAACACTGTGTGGCTCTTCTTGAGCCAAAGTTTACAGTGGCCAGGAAGCATCCTGCTATATCCCACACGCCCCTCCTCACAGCAGGTATCAGATTGTGGTCTTTAATCTACCCTTCTCCTCACCTTTCCAGGGTGTTGTGAATGAACGAGTCTCTCCCAGATCAATTCTTCCATCCCAGCAAAGGGTCAGGACTTCAGTGCCCACCTCTGCTCTTCGGAGCCTGGCCTTTGCTTCTATACGGGCAGGTCTGCTTGCTCTTCCACAACCACACTGACATCCCAGGGGACaactgtcccaggcactgtggaCCTCAAGTTGTTGGATCACGTTGACCATTTCATGTTCAATGTTACACCAGCCCATTCACATCCTAGTCTTTCTGGGCCCCCAAAACCAAGCCAACCCCTATCCATCACCACCACGAGCCCTTCTCACTACTCTCATCCCAGGCCCTGGGCCACAGCTACACGTCTAGCTTCACCAGGAAGTCCAAATTCCCCCTACCTGGATCCCAAGAAGCCTGAAGAGCCCTGGTTTTCAGAATCCCTTCTCGGAGCTCCACGGCTCAGTTCAGCTGTGTCTGGCCCCATATGAGCCACACTACAGGAACTGCGCTGAGAGTACTTTCTGGCATTGTCTGCAGGAAACTCTCAGAGCCAACCTTGGAACACGAGCTGGAACGCTGGTCCTAAAAGGAGGTGTGGGCACTTCCCAGGGAAGAGAGGGAGTAACCCAGCACTGGCTCCAGCAACGGAGCTATATAAAAACAGCAGTCGGGTCGCTGATGGGACAAGTGGAGCTAGGGGTGTGGCAAGGCCAGGACCATGGTGCAGCAAGTGAGGCACCTGGGATGCAAAACTGAAGGAGGCCTCAATGCCAGGGTCATGGAAGCAGAAAGAGCAGGACGGGGATCCAATGCATGCGTTTATCACGTGTGAAGGACAAGCCCTGATGTCTGAAGTTTGTGGTTTTGTGATTAGGAAGAGGAGAGAGCTGGGAAGGCCAGGGCGTGCAACGGGGTTTACAGGATGTGTCAGAACCCACGTGCTGCAATCccgaggtgtgtgtgtgtgtgtaaaaaccAGACTCATATTCCTCATTTAGTCACAAGAGACAAAATCACATCTTTTCCAGGGCTCTACTTGACATTTTCCGCCCCTACCTCCTGAGCTCCTAGGCTGCAGGACACAGGGAAACTTCCTTAGTCATTCCTGCAGTTAGGTCAGGAGGCAAGGCCGTCTGGAGCCCTGAGAGATACAGTCCTTTGGGGGCcgtgggggatgggagggagaggagacaggaTTCTACCTGAGTGTCACAAAGAGCAAAGTTGGGCCACTGGGAGGTCATAGGACTCAGGATTGGTGAAATATGACAAGAGAGCCTTGGACAGCCTGGTCTCAGCTTGTCACATGAGCCtagtgtgggggttggggggacaaaaatgaaaagatgatccCTGGAACCTTCAACTAGTCCCCATTCCACTCTGAGGATGGGCCTGAGCAGTGTGGGACCATGGGAAGCCACGGCTGGGTAAGAGTCAAAGCTGAAAATGGCCCATGAGAAGGGGTGGGGCAGGACACTGGCCTCAGGCGGTGAGGACAGTCCCCCAGGGATGCCCCAGGGCCCCATCTGCCAGGTCAGGAGCCCAGCATTCCACCATCTCTAGGGATGCTGAGCAGGGCCAATCACCCAGGGCCCCAGCTCTCAAATGGGAGTGGCAAAAGTTAGCCATGGCAGGCACCTCCAGGGAcccagggaaggaggtgggaagaagaaaagcaagatgaTGTTCAGCTTTCCAACCCAGCTCATGGAGCTTTATTCAGAACGGAGTGACAAGGTCCAGCTTGGTTCTTGCTGCCCTTGAAGGGGCAGGCCCAGCTGGGCCATATTCCCTAGGAGCCCAGTGCAGAAAGGCCATGTTTGCCCTCCTACTTCCTTCAAAACTCCTAGGACCAGGGCTGAGGCCTCCCTCCCCtgggcctccccctcccccacccgccaGGCCCAGGCAGGATCCACGAACCCACGAGGCTTACTGACGTATGGACATTCCCTGGGCTGGGAATCCCATGCCAGCTTCAGGGAAACACCGATAATGGAGCAGTCTCCCATCTGTCGCAGGGACTGCGCCGATACACACAGATTCACGTATACAGCTTCACTGGGGCTTTCAGGGAAGGAAGTGACGGGGCCTTTGGCACGTCACCACTTCCAGGCTCACAGGGCCCTAATCACTGCTGCTGGCAGCGTTCCTGGGGCCAGTCACCCAGGCTCCTGCTGCTTCTGGCTGCCCCCAAACAAATCCTCAGTGCGATCTGAGGTCCCAAGGCTTCCCTTGCTGGAAAAGCCACAGGGTTCCACTTCCCTGAACCAGCCCACGGCTCCTGGATAGGGGAAGACAGAGTCAGACAAAATATCCCGTGTCCCAGACGGGAGGCAGGACACCACTCACTCCTCAGTGCCCATCTGTGGTGCCAGTCGAGTGCTTCAGCTCGTCCACACTGAGTGCACCAGGCATGCGCCCCACAGAGGGAGGAAACAGGAGGGCGTGGGGCTGAGGCCCCCAGCCAGGGGTGAGAAGGCTCCTTTAAACCAAAAAAGGTTGTGGCTCTGCTCCTGCCCTGCTCAAGCAGGGAGGGCGAAGCCTGGAGGAGTTGGGGCAATTCCTATGCTCCAcaataaaaaaggtttttaaatatattcatcaaaatagttttcttttaaaaagcccCCACTGCTGACAGCCCCACTGGCTAGCTCGCCATCATATCCCTCCCCACCCGGACACAGCCGGAGGGGTCCTGAGTGGCCCAAGTGCCCCTTTGAGTCTTTCCCACCCAGGAGGTCTTGAAGGGCAGGAAGGAGAGTGCCCTGAGGTCCAAGGTGGGTGGATGCTCTTCTGCCCAACTACTCCAGGCCCAGGATGTAGTTGATGCCTTGTACCAGGCCAATGATGACAGGCTGCCAGGCTACCAAGTATCGAAGCCAGTCCAGCAGTTGCCCGTACATGACGTGAGGCCTCTCCCAGCTGGCAGTATGTTAACGAAAAGAGGCTGTGTTAGAGCTGCGAAGGCTGGTCCAGGGGATAGGCCACAAGGTTTGCCCACGTCCTCCCAAGAACTGCCCACGCTTTCCAGCTACTCCACAGAATCAGCCTACAAGGAAAGGCAGTTGCTTTCTAGAAAGCCTCATCCAGTCTTCCCATGTTGGAATAAAGGGCTAAAGAGAATGGGGGAATGAAAACAGAGGGGACCAGTGAAGAAGACAGGGGTAGAGGGGTAAAACTAAGTTCTCCATGAATAGCATGCGCAGAGGGCCTCCCATGTACCTCCTTCTCTAAGACGGGGCTCCAGTGTGGGAGAGAACAACCGGAGACTGCCGTAAACATATCTGTGACAATGGCTATAGGGAAGCTGGGAGTGAAATAAGGTAACCCCAAAGGTTCTTGTAATGTCCAGTATGAAAGGTTTTCAGGTCAAGGAAGAGGTTGAGGCTAGGGACAGAGGCAGAAGGGAACAAGAGGCTAGTCACAGGATAACCCCTGGCAGAGGCGCTAATGAATCCCGAGCTGGGGCACTAAGCACCAGGCCCTACGGCGACCAAGCGGCTCCGGAGATGAGTTCCTTTCCTTTCGCTTTACAGCTACGTGCTGGGCAAGACATCTGGAGAAGGAGCCTGGGATTCCAGCTCTGGGGAAAGCACAGCTTGAACCTCCTGAGACTGAGGGGGAACCTCTCCAAAGGCAGCAGAAAAAGCAGCCTGGCCCAGTCCCTGAGAACTAACAGAAGCCCGAA
Coding sequences within:
- the IL18BP gene encoding interleukin-18-binding protein isoform X1 encodes the protein MGPDTAELSRGAPRRDSENQGSSGFLGSSAWDSCPLGCQCGCGRASRPARIEAKARLRRAEVGTEVLTLCWDGRIDLGETRSFTTPWKEEVVAYIEPRTPAPDTDIMTMRQNWTPDPRPLWVLFLCAHFVFHLARAVPTPQVTTVATASAGTTKDLYSSRPPTLPTVKQCPALEVTWPEVKIRLNGTLTLSCTACSRFPHFSILYWLGNGSFIEHLPGRLREGSTRRERRGASTQLWRALVLEELSPALRSTNFSCVFADPEYTVLHHVVLAQL
- the IL18BP gene encoding interleukin-18-binding protein isoform X3 encodes the protein MTMRQNWTPDPRPLWVLFLCAHFVFHLARAVPTPQVTTVATASAGTTKDLYSSRPPTLPTVKQCPALEVTWPEVKIRLNGTLTLSCTACSRFPHFSILYWLGNGSFIEHLPGRLREGSTRRERRGASTQLWRALVLEELSPALRSTNFSCVFADPEYTVLHHVVLAQL
- the IL18BP gene encoding interleukin-18-binding protein isoform X2 → MGPDTAELSRGAPRRDSENQGSSGFLGSSAWDSCPLGCQCGCGRASRPARIEAKARLRRAEVGTEVLTLCWDGRIDLGETRSFTTPWKEEVVAYIEPRTPAPDTDIMTMRQNWTPDPRPLWVLFLCAHFVFHLARAVPTPQVTTVATASAGTTKDLYSSRPPTLPTVKQCPALEVTWPEVKIRLTASPTSASSTGWAMVPSSSTSQAGCGRAAPGGSAGAPAPSCGEPWCWRS